A genome region from Nitrospirota bacterium includes the following:
- a CDS encoding response regulator — MKQTILIVDDEINSLKVLSATLRKERFNVETARTGEEAISRFKNNHVDLIISDYKLPGIDGETLLEEVKAKNPNMPVILMTAYGTIERAVDAMKKGAYTYLTKPI; from the coding sequence ATGAAACAGACCATACTTATAGTTGACGACGAGATAAATTCACTGAAGGTGCTCTCAGCCACTCTCAGGAAAGAGAGATTCAATGTGGAGACCGCCAGAACCGGTGAAGAGGCGATATCGCGGTTTAAAAACAACCATGTCGACCTGATAATATCGGATTACAAACTGCCGGGGATTGATGGCGAAACACTTCTCGAAGAGGTCAAGGCAAAGAACCCCAATATGCCTGTTATCCTCATGACTGCCTACGGCACTATTGAAAGGGCTGTAGATGCCATGAAGAAGGGCGCATACACCTATTTGACAAAACCTATTTGA
- a CDS encoding sulfurtransferase TusA family protein, with protein sequence MPKEIKVDKMLDVKGLSCPGPTVLTMKALEGMKKGKVLQVIANDTSTRLAIPSLCRNTGYELLEFREDEGTLFFLLKVERGIFRSGCFCGFMLFSLPLPKALPFTTGLYPYQGFNPC encoded by the coding sequence GTGCCAAAAGAGATCAAGGTTGACAAGATGCTGGATGTCAAGGGGCTTTCATGTCCGGGACCGACTGTTCTGACAATGAAGGCACTGGAAGGCATGAAAAAGGGCAAGGTGCTCCAGGTAATAGCCAATGATACCAGTACCAGACTTGCTATCCCGTCATTATGCAGGAACACCGGCTATGAATTACTTGAATTCAGGGAAGACGAAGGCACGCTGTTTTTTTTATTAAAAGTTGAACGTGGTATTTTTCGATCAGGATGTTTTTGTGGGTTTATGTTATTTAGCTTACCCCTCCCCAAGGCCTTGCCATTCACAACAGGGCTTTACCCCTATCAGGGATTTAACCCCTGTTGA
- a CDS encoding FAD/NAD(P)-binding protein, which yields MKNIYLPVSGKIEEIIPEGRDVSLFRVRTQMPLEYAPGQFFMVSVWGAGEVPISVTSLSGKGNTVELCIRRAGLVTGAIHSLKAGDSLWLRGPYGNGFPLDISRGRDVVVVAGGIGMAPLRPLLQWFMKKREDVGQVTLLYGARTPDDIVFRDEMKGWKERGIKVLLTVDRADKGWKGHVGLVTGLWQEVHSDLQKAAAYICGPEVMIKAAMGELFLFGMPEERIITTLEAHMKCGVGKCGHCYAGPRYICTDGPVFSYREIKNYSLLYLSR from the coding sequence ATGAAAAATATATACTTGCCTGTAAGCGGAAAGATCGAGGAGATTATACCCGAGGGCAGGGACGTGAGCCTCTTCAGGGTAAGGACTCAAATGCCGCTTGAATATGCACCGGGACAGTTCTTTATGGTTTCGGTATGGGGTGCAGGAGAGGTTCCCATATCAGTGACATCCCTTTCCGGAAAGGGTAATACGGTGGAGCTGTGCATAAGGAGGGCCGGCCTCGTTACCGGGGCAATCCATTCCCTGAAAGCCGGAGATTCGTTATGGCTGAGAGGTCCCTATGGCAACGGCTTTCCCCTGGATATCTCCAGGGGCAGGGATGTTGTAGTAGTTGCAGGCGGGATCGGCATGGCCCCGTTAAGACCGCTTCTCCAGTGGTTTATGAAAAAAAGAGAGGATGTGGGTCAGGTAACGCTCCTGTACGGTGCAAGAACTCCTGATGATATTGTCTTCAGGGATGAGATGAAGGGCTGGAAGGAGAGGGGAATAAAGGTCCTTCTCACTGTGGACAGGGCTGATAAAGGCTGGAAGGGCCATGTCGGTCTGGTAACAGGCCTCTGGCAGGAGGTGCATTCAGACCTGCAGAAGGCCGCAGCCTATATATGCGGCCCCGAGGTGATGATAAAGGCCGCCATGGGAGAGCTATTCCTCTTTGGAATGCCTGAGGAGAGAATAATTACCACTCTTGAGGCACACATGAAGTGCGGGGTCGGTAAATGTGGTCATTGTTATGCAGGTCCCAGATACATCTGTACAGACGGCCCTGTCTTTTCATACAGGGAGATTAAAAACTATAGCCTGCTGTATCTATCCCGGTAA
- a CDS encoding sigma-54 dependent transcriptional regulator, which produces MTKPVNLDIMISMVRDALQKREWVLETKEDIPGRYQFLNIIGKSAAIQEVFSMIQRVSKTDAAVLILGESGTGKELVARALHYTSLRANSPFIPIDCTTIPPELMESELFGYEKGAFTCAYDNKVGLIEMSEGGTIFFDEIGDLDFALQKKLLRFLQEKEVHRLGGKKKIKVDVRILAATNRNIEEAVEKGDFRADLYYRLNVITINIPPLRERKEDIPIIAAHFLEFFSRKNKKNIPGFDSKVTDILINHDWPGNVRELENVIERAVILCPYEQITVDCLPRKLKLVAEEDRFGTDGFNLVEMEKRVVLKALEKTSWNQSRAAALLGISRKQLRTRMKNLELLPG; this is translated from the coding sequence TTGACAAAACCTGTAAATCTCGATATCATGATATCCATGGTGAGGGATGCCTTGCAGAAGAGGGAATGGGTGCTGGAAACAAAGGAAGACATACCCGGCAGGTATCAGTTCCTGAATATTATCGGTAAATCAGCAGCAATCCAGGAAGTATTCTCCATGATTCAACGCGTCAGCAAGACTGACGCCGCTGTCCTCATACTCGGCGAAAGCGGCACAGGCAAGGAACTGGTTGCACGGGCCCTTCACTATACCTCGCTGAGGGCAAACAGTCCGTTTATCCCCATAGACTGTACCACGATCCCCCCGGAGCTGATGGAGAGCGAGCTCTTTGGTTATGAAAAAGGGGCTTTTACCTGTGCCTATGACAACAAGGTCGGTCTTATCGAGATGTCAGAGGGAGGCACCATATTTTTTGACGAGATCGGTGACCTCGACTTTGCACTCCAGAAAAAACTGCTCAGGTTCCTTCAGGAAAAGGAGGTTCACAGGCTTGGCGGAAAGAAGAAGATAAAGGTCGATGTCCGTATCCTTGCCGCAACCAACAGAAATATAGAGGAGGCGGTTGAAAAGGGTGACTTCAGGGCAGACCTTTACTACAGGCTCAATGTTATAACAATTAACATCCCCCCGCTCAGGGAAAGGAAAGAGGACATCCCCATCATAGCCGCTCACTTCCTTGAATTCTTCAGCAGGAAAAACAAAAAAAACATTCCGGGTTTTGATTCAAAAGTCACTGACATCCTTATAAATCATGACTGGCCGGGCAATGTCAGGGAGCTTGAAAATGTTATTGAGCGTGCGGTTATTCTATGCCCTTACGAGCAGATAACAGTTGACTGTCTTCCCCGTAAACTCAAGCTGGTCGCTGAAGAAGACCGCTTTGGAACCGATGGGTTTAACCTCGTTGAGATGGAAAAAAGAGTTGTGCTGAAGGCCCTTGAGAAGACATCATGGAACCAGTCAAGGGCAGCAGCCCTTCTCGGTATAAGCCGCAAACAACTCAGGACCAGGATGAAGAACCTCGAATTGTTACCGGGATAG
- a CDS encoding 4Fe-4S dicluster domain-containing protein, whose amino-acid sequence MKNEWILEKNHLSYWLRQLRKEKDLIGPLRDDEGKDIVFRSVEQIHEVILDSPASLPSPKEFLIPQYDPMLRLKVTSHELAFPSRPQPVSPDVHMKESSGKNRILDLMDKKKRVIFGVRSCDISAIRLLDRFYLEGYRDPYYEQRRKNTLFISVVCNNPDPTCFCIGLGTGPYLDEGFDIQLTDLGNRYFVQAASAEGIKTVRGMSFLFSRPRKTDYDDQYEVFLSAKARFQKRISLESPRRMILAGRLKDDFWQKVAGRCFECGGCVYDCPLCTCFTVTDRTYPDGVERIRLWDTCLFKGFTRMAGGILPNEKRVLRTMRWYYHKLVHYPETLNEFGCVGCGRCAVTCPGKIDMATIATEIKGLAINGEEE is encoded by the coding sequence ATGAAGAACGAATGGATACTTGAAAAAAATCACCTCTCTTACTGGCTGAGGCAGTTAAGAAAAGAGAAGGACCTTATCGGACCGTTAAGGGATGATGAGGGCAAGGATATCGTCTTCAGGAGCGTTGAGCAGATTCATGAGGTCATACTTGACTCCCCTGCATCGCTGCCTTCGCCCAAGGAATTCCTTATCCCCCAATACGACCCCATGCTCAGATTAAAGGTTACGAGTCACGAGTTGGCTTTTCCCTCCAGACCGCAACCCGTATCCCCTGACGTGCACATGAAGGAATCTTCTGGAAAAAACAGGATTCTGGACCTGATGGATAAAAAGAAGCGTGTCATCTTTGGTGTCAGGTCCTGCGACATCTCTGCCATCAGGCTCCTGGACAGATTCTATCTCGAAGGGTACAGGGATCCATATTATGAGCAGCGGAGGAAGAATACCCTGTTTATCTCTGTTGTCTGCAATAACCCTGATCCGACATGCTTCTGCATCGGGCTTGGAACAGGCCCTTATCTTGATGAGGGTTTTGACATACAGTTGACCGACCTTGGCAACAGGTACTTTGTTCAGGCAGCCTCTGCTGAGGGAATAAAGACAGTCAGGGGGATGTCCTTTCTCTTCAGCAGACCACGAAAGACAGACTATGATGATCAGTACGAGGTTTTTCTGAGTGCAAAGGCGAGGTTTCAGAAGCGGATAAGCCTTGAAAGCCCCCGCCGGATGATCCTTGCCGGACGGTTAAAGGACGACTTCTGGCAAAAGGTTGCGGGGCGATGTTTTGAGTGCGGCGGCTGTGTTTATGACTGTCCACTCTGTACGTGCTTCACTGTAACCGACAGGACATACCCAGACGGTGTAGAGAGGATAAGGCTTTGGGATACATGTCTCTTCAAGGGTTTTACTCGAATGGCCGGTGGTATACTGCCAAATGAAAAAAGGGTTCTGAGGACTATGAGGTGGTATTACCACAAGCTTGTCCACTATCCGGAGACGCTGAACGAATTCGGGTGTGTGGGTTGTGGCAGATGTGCCGTAACGTGTCCCGGGAAAATAGATATGGCAACCATCGCAACAGAGATAAAGGGACTCGCCATTAACGGAGAGGAAGAATAA
- a CDS encoding ATP-binding protein: MNWLFYHIGEEYAIALICFALSIRVLSISRSENPALDKEKRSRMFLISSGFVLLGISSVIHATIHTAGLDENILYQTLLGYCLGLLILIVAVSVEKPWTKKAFPLLYLPLLILLFPDVYRKFPIFGEFRPLIWIIIAYLSGVVCMLYIAAFHHTGLRAYLYLALGHALICISAVLLFFPAPIGSTIWVYGHLFRPVGFGILFFSLKQEGLLQLKGSMLYRTLTAFSLLAAIPLLVFGMVVFYENINPLHLTGRRIIVFLLLLITLASALLFGLGLIIKLIRPLLTLKDAVDKLAEEGFNKQIEVNSSDEIGELSRAFNDMVVKLNHSLSEQDRLSRLAATGELAATLAHEIKNPLNAIGGAALYIKKNFKGSLIREFLGIIYDEVARINRLTTTLLDFAKPVKPEPEPSDINRLVKETLGFLRQESEEQGIIIETDLQRDIPVTSFDYHQIKQVLINLLINSFDAVEKNGKIKVSTTLSGRGLLLSVQDNGKGIGEEDMENIFNPFFTTRTRGTGLGLAVSRKIAKEHGGDITVESELNKGSIFILFLPLKR, encoded by the coding sequence ATGAACTGGCTGTTTTATCATATAGGAGAAGAATATGCGATAGCATTAATATGCTTTGCCCTGTCAATCAGGGTTTTATCCATCTCCCGTTCGGAAAACCCCGCCCTTGACAAAGAGAAAAGAAGCAGAATGTTCCTCATCAGTTCAGGGTTCGTGCTGCTGGGTATCAGCAGTGTCATACACGCCACCATACACACTGCTGGTCTGGATGAAAACATCCTTTACCAGACACTCCTTGGCTACTGCCTTGGACTCCTTATACTGATAGTAGCTGTTTCCGTGGAAAAGCCCTGGACTAAAAAGGCCTTTCCACTGCTTTACCTTCCCCTTTTGATCCTGCTTTTCCCCGATGTCTACAGAAAATTTCCCATATTCGGCGAGTTCAGACCACTGATATGGATTATCATTGCCTATCTCTCGGGAGTTGTTTGCATGCTCTATATCGCAGCATTCCATCATACCGGACTCAGGGCATATCTGTACCTTGCACTCGGACATGCCCTGATATGCATATCTGCAGTCCTGCTCTTTTTCCCGGCACCGATAGGGTCGACAATCTGGGTGTATGGTCATCTCTTCAGGCCGGTGGGGTTCGGAATACTTTTTTTCAGCCTGAAACAGGAGGGACTTTTACAGTTAAAGGGAAGCATGCTCTACAGGACACTTACTGCATTCAGCCTTCTCGCTGCCATCCCCCTGCTCGTCTTCGGCATGGTGGTCTTCTATGAAAACATTAATCCACTCCACCTCACAGGAAGAAGGATTATAGTCTTTCTTCTTCTGCTGATTACCCTGGCATCTGCACTGCTGTTCGGACTTGGCCTGATAATAAAACTTATACGCCCGCTGCTTACCCTGAAAGATGCCGTGGACAAGCTTGCAGAAGAAGGATTCAATAAACAGATAGAGGTTAACAGCAGTGATGAGATAGGGGAGCTCTCCAGGGCATTCAATGATATGGTTGTCAAGTTGAATCACTCCCTTTCAGAACAGGACAGGTTGAGCAGACTTGCGGCTACAGGTGAACTGGCAGCCACGCTTGCACATGAGATTAAAAATCCCCTTAATGCAATAGGAGGGGCCGCCCTGTATATCAAAAAGAACTTTAAAGGGAGCCTCATCCGGGAATTTTTAGGGATTATCTATGACGAGGTGGCAAGGATTAACAGGCTGACCACCACGCTGCTGGACTTTGCAAAGCCTGTAAAGCCCGAACCAGAGCCATCGGATATAAACAGGCTTGTCAAAGAAACACTCGGTTTTTTGAGACAGGAAAGCGAAGAGCAGGGTATAATTATCGAGACCGATTTGCAAAGAGATATCCCGGTAACCTCTTTTGACTACCACCAGATAAAGCAGGTGCTTATAAACCTCCTGATTAATTCTTTTGATGCCGTGGAGAAAAATGGTAAAATTAAAGTCAGCACCACTCTGTCCGGCAGGGGGCTGCTTCTTTCGGTCCAGGACAATGGAAAGGGTATTGGAGAGGAAGATATGGAGAATATTTTCAATCCCTTTTTCACCACCAGGACACGGGGAACCGGTCTCGGGCTGGCTGTATCGAGGAAGATAGCCAAGGAGCATGGTGGGGATATAACTGTTGAAAGTGAGCTCAACAAGGGAAGCATATTTATCCTGTTTTTACCACTGAAGAGATGA